From a single Candidatus Methylomirabilota bacterium genomic region:
- the xseB gene encoding exodeoxyribonuclease VII small subunit, whose translation MSDLKFEDCLARLEQIVNALESGNLPLEESLRVFEEGVALSRRCARYLDEAERKIEILTRDEAGGVSPRPFTEWESEPER comes from the coding sequence ATGAGCGACCTCAAGTTTGAGGACTGCCTGGCCCGGCTCGAGCAGATCGTCAACGCGCTGGAGTCCGGCAACCTGCCGCTGGAGGAGTCGCTCCGGGTGTTCGAGGAAGGGGTCGCCCTGTCCCGGCGCTGCGCCCGGTACCTCGACGAGGCCGAGCGCAAGATCGAGATCCTGACCAGGGACGAGGCCGGTGGGGTGAGCCCGCGGCCGTTCACCGAGTGGGAGAGCGAGCCCGAGCGGTGA